The DNA region TACTTCATCGGGTTCGTCTACGCGAACGGCGGCCGGTACTTCGACCCAGAGTCCCTGGAGGCGACGATCGACCAACCGGGCTTCGTCGACGCGGTGAGACTGTACCAACAGATCGCCGAGGCGGGCCTGTTCCCGGACTCGGTCGCCGAACTCAACCACATCGAGGCCGGCCGACTGCTGCGTGAGGGCGAGTCGGGCATCTTCATCACGTACTCGCACGCGAACGCGGTGTACCAGACGACCGGTGCGCCCCAGCCCTGGCTCGACGGCGAGGGCCACACCGTCACGCGCGCCCCGCTGCCGGACCAGCCGTCCGGGAACTTCCAGCCCAACGACCTCCTGCTGCAGAACGCGCAGGGCCACACGCTCGGGACCGGAACGGCGAGCCAGGCCGAGAAGGAGGCCGCGTTCGACTACATCGGCTGGTGGAACCAGCCCGCGCAACTGGAGCCGTGGACGTACAAGACCGACGTCGGCATCCGCGGTCGGGTGCCGACCCTCCAGAGCGCGTTCGACGAGCCAGCGGACCTCATGCAGAGCCAGTTCGGCGACCTGCTGGAGCTGTACGAGAACGATAACCTGTTCACGCGCACGTCCCGCTTCCCGTCGTTCTCCGGGCTCTCGGCGGTCCAGAGCGAGATCAACACGACGATCCTCCAGCCCGTGATGTTGGGCAACAAGACCGCCGAGGAGGCCTGTTCGGAGGCCAACTCTCGGGTCCAGTCGATCATCGACGAGAACCTCGGCTGACGGGGCCGCGAAACGCTTTTGTTCGTGGCCTGAACAGCTAACGTACCACACGACGTGAGATAGAATGTCATATACCGAACAAACGCGGTCGTCGGTCGAACGGATAACCGGGCGGATTCCCGACCGGGTTCTGGTACAGCTTCCGGTCCTCCCGGTGATCGCACTGGTAGGGACCTTCATCCTCTACCCCATCGCGCGGGCGATCTACTCCAGCTTCTTCCAGAAGAGCCTGCTCAGACCCGAAGAGGCGCAGTTCGCCGGGCTCGCGAACTACGCGGAGATCTGGGGGAGCCCGACCATCCACCAGGTGCTCTGGAACACGTTCGTCTGGGTCACCGTCGGGAGCGGGGTCGCCATCGTCGCCGGCTTTATGATGGGCTGGCTGATGTACGAGAAACTGCCGTACGCGAGCGTCGCCAGCGCGATCATCCTCATCCCGTGGGTGTTGCCCCGGGTCGTCGGCGCGTCGATCTGGGCGTTCATGTTCAGCGGCTCGCAGGGGATCATCAACGAACTGCTCGTCACGCTGGGGCTCACCCAGGAGTACATCGTGATGCTCGGCTCCACCGACGTCTCGCTGTGGCCGCCGATCGTCGGGATGATCTGGCGGTTGGCCCCGCTGTTCGCGCTGCTCACGCTGACGTCGTTCCAGGGCATCAACGACCGCCTGTACGAGGCCGCCCGGATGGACGGCGCGACGCCGTGGGAGCAGTTCCGCTACATCACGCTGCCGCTGATGCGGTACAACCTCGCGATCGGGTTCCTGCTGATGCTCATCTACAACATCAGGAACTTCTCGATGATCTGGGTGATGACGAAGGGCGGACCGGGGGTCTCGAGCACCACGCTGCCGGTGATGATCTACCGGCAGGCGTTCGTCGACTTCAACATCGGGATGGCGTCGGCCCTCTCAGTGCTCCTGTTCCTCGTCCTGCTGGTGTTCTCGTACTACTACATCAAGGTCTACGATCAGGTTCAGGGTGAGACGAATGGCAACTGAATCGACGGACGAACTCGAGGAGTTCCGCACGAACACGTCGTGGCTGTACGACACGACGCCGGGCGCGTACGTGCGCCACGCCTTCACAGCCGCGTCGACGGCACTCGTGGCGGTCTTCGTGCTCGGACCGCTGTACTGGATGGTCGTCACCGCGTTCAAGACGAAGGCGGAGATCCAACGGATCCCGCCGACCATCGTCCCGCAGGACTGGTCGATACAGGCGTTCGTCGCCGTCATCGAGTCGTCGCTCCAGGCCGGCGGCTACGACGGCTTCGTCGAGCGGACGTTCGGGGTGTCCGTCTCCTCGGCCATCGACATCGACGTGTTCGGGCTCATCGTCAGCAGCCTGAAGGTGTCGGTCGGCGCGGCGCTGCTGGCGGTGTTGTTCGGGACGATGGCGGCGTACGTGCTCTCGCGGCACGACTTCCGTGGGAAGAGCGTGCTGATGAGCCTCCTGCTGGCGTCGCTGATGTTCCCCGGGACGGCGATCATGGTCCCGGAGTGGGAACTCATCAACACGCTCGGGCTGTTCGACACCCACCTGGGACTGATACTGGTCTACGGCGCGATGACCTCGCCGTTCGTCGTCTGGCTGATGAAGGGTCACTTCGACGACTTCCCGGGGTCGATCCTCGACGCGGCACGGATGGACCAGTGCAGCCCCTTCGAGATGTTCCGGTACGTCCTGGTGCCGATGTCGGTCAACTCGATCATCGCGTCGTTCATCTTCGCGTTCCTGCTGGCGTGGAACGAACTCGTGTTCGCGCTGACGCTGCTCTCGAACACGAAGTACACCGTCCCCCCGGGGCTGTTGACCTTCGTCCAGGGGTTCAACACCCAGTGGAACGTCGTGGCGGCGGCCTCGATCATCGCCTCGATCCCGGTGCTGCTGGGACTGGCGTACATCCAGCGGTACTTCGTCCAGGGACTGACCGGCGGCGCGATCAAGGGCTGACTCCGGTCGGCTCTCGGCGGGGCGACGCAGTAGTTTTAATACGCGGTGGGTGGTAGCACGTTCGATGACACGCCTCGAGCTGGACAGTGTCACGAAAGTCTTCGGCGACCCCGACCAGGACGGCGTCGTCGCGGTCGACGACCTGAGCATCGACGTCCCGGACGGGGACTTC from Haloarcula litorea includes:
- a CDS encoding ABC transporter substrate-binding protein, producing the protein MQMGEEMQEIDGVSAAITAPGLDFGLTAGYFIGFVYANGGRYFDPESLEATIDQPGFVDAVRLYQQIAEAGLFPDSVAELNHIEAGRLLREGESGIFITYSHANAVYQTTGAPQPWLDGEGHTVTRAPLPDQPSGNFQPNDLLLQNAQGHTLGTGTASQAEKEAAFDYIGWWNQPAQLEPWTYKTDVGIRGRVPTLQSAFDEPADLMQSQFGDLLELYENDNLFTRTSRFPSFSGLSAVQSEINTTILQPVMLGNKTAEEACSEANSRVQSIIDENLG
- a CDS encoding carbohydrate ABC transporter permease, whose protein sequence is MIALVGTFILYPIARAIYSSFFQKSLLRPEEAQFAGLANYAEIWGSPTIHQVLWNTFVWVTVGSGVAIVAGFMMGWLMYEKLPYASVASAIILIPWVLPRVVGASIWAFMFSGSQGIINELLVTLGLTQEYIVMLGSTDVSLWPPIVGMIWRLAPLFALLTLTSFQGINDRLYEAARMDGATPWEQFRYITLPLMRYNLAIGFLLMLIYNIRNFSMIWVMTKGGPGVSSTTLPVMIYRQAFVDFNIGMASALSVLLFLVLLVFSYYYIKVYDQVQGETNGN
- a CDS encoding carbohydrate ABC transporter permease, whose product is MATESTDELEEFRTNTSWLYDTTPGAYVRHAFTAASTALVAVFVLGPLYWMVVTAFKTKAEIQRIPPTIVPQDWSIQAFVAVIESSLQAGGYDGFVERTFGVSVSSAIDIDVFGLIVSSLKVSVGAALLAVLFGTMAAYVLSRHDFRGKSVLMSLLLASLMFPGTAIMVPEWELINTLGLFDTHLGLILVYGAMTSPFVVWLMKGHFDDFPGSILDAARMDQCSPFEMFRYVLVPMSVNSIIASFIFAFLLAWNELVFALTLLSNTKYTVPPGLLTFVQGFNTQWNVVAAASIIASIPVLLGLAYIQRYFVQGLTGGAIKG